A single region of the Latilactobacillus curvatus JCM 1096 = DSM 20019 genome encodes:
- the nagE gene encoding N-acetylglucosamine-specific PTS transporter subunit IIBC produces the protein MKNYLQRMGRSLMLPVAVLPAAAILMGIANWVGNGDSNANVFTIFLSAGGGAILNNLPLLFAVGLALGMSKDQDGAAALAGLVAFLVPKTILAPASIQAMQGLSDIAKVNPAFGKIEGNVLIGIIAGLIAAAMYNRFHNVKLPMALSFFSGKRLVPIMAATAMMVVSAILYFVWPAVFTVLVSFGEAISKLGWFGAGLYGFFNRLLIPTGLHHALNSVFWFDVANINDIGNFLGGAKSLANGSAVIGKTGMYQAGFFPVMMFGLPAGAYAIYKNARPERRKATASLMLAAGFASFFTGVTEPLEFSFMFVAWPLYVLHAAFTGISLAVAAFFHWTAGFAFSAGLVDYVLSLKNPVANQPLMLLVEGLVMAVIYYFGFNFAIKKFNLMTPGREAEDAVDEDTAGVETDATDDKFMVQAKRIYAAIGGKDNIKVIDNCTTRLRLQLEDTANVNQSAIKAAGTAGINVLDKTNIQIIIGTEVQFVADALKELYNHNTPIATSTPEQAAAPVEAPVDSDINSGETNVFYAVANGELIDIENVDDPTFAQKMLGDGYAVIPTDGKIVAPVDGTVMTVFPTKHAIGIKTTNGLEVLVHMGIDTVELNGAPFAVAVEEGQTIKHGDLLATVDLNQITAAGKKTAMMVIITNMPAVDYIKFNAMSTTVAADAVALKATTK, from the coding sequence ATGAAGAATTACTTACAACGAATGGGTCGTTCATTAATGTTGCCAGTTGCTGTTTTACCAGCAGCCGCAATTTTAATGGGGATTGCGAACTGGGTTGGCAATGGCGATTCAAACGCAAACGTCTTTACAATTTTCTTATCAGCCGGTGGCGGTGCAATTTTAAATAACTTGCCATTATTATTCGCCGTTGGTTTAGCACTCGGGATGTCTAAGGATCAAGATGGTGCAGCTGCACTTGCTGGTTTAGTCGCTTTCTTAGTGCCTAAGACAATCTTGGCACCTGCTTCAATTCAAGCGATGCAAGGTTTATCAGACATCGCTAAAGTAAACCCAGCTTTTGGTAAGATTGAAGGGAATGTTTTAATCGGGATTATTGCCGGCTTAATTGCGGCTGCAATGTATAATCGCTTCCACAACGTGAAGTTGCCAATGGCCCTCTCATTCTTTAGTGGGAAACGTTTAGTGCCAATTATGGCGGCAACTGCAATGATGGTTGTTTCAGCTATCTTGTACTTTGTTTGGCCAGCCGTCTTTACAGTATTAGTGTCATTTGGTGAAGCAATTTCTAAATTGGGTTGGTTTGGTGCCGGTCTATACGGCTTTTTCAACCGTTTATTAATTCCAACCGGATTACACCATGCCTTGAACTCTGTGTTCTGGTTTGATGTTGCTAACATTAATGATATCGGGAATTTCTTGGGTGGTGCGAAATCACTTGCGAATGGTTCAGCTGTGATTGGTAAGACAGGGATGTATCAAGCTGGTTTCTTCCCAGTCATGATGTTCGGCTTACCTGCTGGGGCTTACGCAATCTACAAAAATGCTCGTCCAGAACGCCGTAAAGCAACAGCTTCATTGATGTTAGCTGCTGGTTTTGCGTCATTCTTTACAGGGGTGACAGAACCACTTGAATTCTCATTCATGTTTGTTGCATGGCCACTTTATGTATTGCATGCAGCTTTCACAGGGATTTCATTGGCTGTTGCTGCTTTCTTCCACTGGACAGCCGGTTTCGCATTTAGTGCTGGATTAGTCGATTATGTTTTAAGTTTGAAAAACCCAGTTGCTAACCAACCGTTGATGTTATTGGTTGAAGGGTTGGTCATGGCAGTTATTTACTACTTTGGGTTCAACTTTGCCATCAAGAAATTTAACTTGATGACACCAGGTCGTGAAGCAGAAGATGCTGTTGATGAAGATACTGCTGGCGTTGAAACAGACGCTACTGATGATAAATTCATGGTTCAAGCAAAACGGATCTACGCTGCAATCGGTGGCAAAGACAATATCAAAGTGATTGACAACTGTACAACACGTCTTCGATTACAATTAGAAGACACTGCCAATGTTAACCAATCAGCGATTAAAGCTGCTGGTACTGCTGGGATTAACGTTTTAGATAAAACAAACATTCAAATTATTATTGGGACAGAAGTCCAATTTGTTGCTGATGCTTTAAAAGAACTTTATAACCACAATACGCCAATCGCAACAAGTACACCAGAACAAGCTGCCGCACCAGTTGAAGCACCTGTTGATAGCGATATTAACTCAGGTGAAACAAATGTTTTCTATGCAGTTGCTAATGGTGAATTGATCGATATTGAAAATGTTGATGATCCAACTTTTGCTCAAAAAATGCTCGGTGATGGCTATGCTGTCATTCCAACAGACGGCAAAATTGTTGCACCAGTTGATGGGACTGTTATGACTGTGTTCCCAACGAAACATGCAATCGGGATTAAAACAACGAACGGTTTAGAAGTCTTAGTGCACATGGGAATTGATACGGTTGAATTAAACGGCGCACCTTTTGCAGTCGCTGTTGAAGAAGGCCAAACAATCAAACATGGCGACTTATTAGCAACGGTTGATTTGAATCAAATTACTGCTGCTGGTAAGAAGACGGCAATGATGGTGATCATTACCAACATGCCCGCTGTTGATTACATTAAGTTTAACGCAATGAGTACCACAGTTGCTGCAGACGCAGTTGCCTTAAAAGCAACAACGAAATAA
- the thiM gene encoding hydroxyethylthiazole kinase, with amino-acid sequence MVVSMLEKVRALNPIVANVANGVTIDQVANAQNAIGASPIMSNAPEEAEGIVTIAQAITINIGSLWAPQIQEMMALMTAAYQQQKPVVLDPVAVSSLAYRQQIIEQLLILDTPTLIRGNAGEIAYFAGIDWQANGIDAGHGNSDPVIIAKAAANRLHTIILLTGPTDIITDGQRVTLISNGTSLFQTHVGSGDMLSGLCGAFVAVHPADPYQAAIEAAATFAVAGELVATAMETPLPGTFYPQLIDYLFHITPAKVANTVQLSEVPTHE; translated from the coding sequence ATGGTTGTTTCAATGTTAGAAAAAGTTAGAGCGCTCAATCCAATCGTTGCTAATGTCGCAAATGGCGTCACAATTGATCAGGTCGCCAACGCACAAAATGCAATCGGTGCCTCACCAATTATGTCTAATGCACCAGAAGAAGCGGAGGGAATTGTTACCATCGCACAAGCCATTACGATTAATATTGGTAGTTTGTGGGCACCACAGATTCAAGAAATGATGGCCCTAATGACCGCCGCTTATCAACAACAAAAACCCGTTGTTCTTGATCCAGTGGCAGTTAGCTCACTGGCCTACCGCCAGCAAATTATCGAGCAACTATTAATACTTGACACACCAACTCTCATTCGTGGTAATGCAGGTGAAATTGCTTATTTTGCTGGGATAGATTGGCAAGCAAATGGCATCGACGCCGGGCATGGAAATAGCGATCCAGTCATTATTGCTAAGGCCGCGGCCAATCGTTTACACACCATAATTTTATTAACGGGTCCGACCGACATTATTACAGACGGTCAACGCGTTACGCTGATTTCAAATGGTACCTCACTTTTTCAAACACATGTTGGTTCAGGTGATATGTTATCGGGTCTCTGTGGTGCATTTGTTGCAGTTCATCCTGCAGATCCCTACCAAGCCGCTATCGAAGCAGCCGCCACATTTGCCGTTGCCGGCGAACTAGTAGCCACAGCAATGGAAACACCGCTACCTGGGACCTTCTATCCCCAATTAATCGATTATTTATTCCACATTACCCCAGCCAAAGTAGCAAATACCGTCCAACTAAGTGAGGTGCCTACTCATGAATGA
- the thiE gene encoding thiamine phosphate synthase has protein sequence MTNISREMFQTYLVAGTQNTGMDDFLNILEQALQAGITCFQFREKGAGSLQDSDAILKYATAAQALCRHYQVPFIIDNNLDLALQINADGIHVGQSDHPWHKIETAKAHGLITGLSCHTEQELHQSHNQPILDYIGIGPIFPTNSKEDAKPALGTNRLRFLTQQSELPVVAIGGINQENVAQVAKTTVDGVAVISAITHATDIAQAVQALQKPWHRSTDENQS, from the coding sequence ATGACTAACATTTCCCGGGAAATGTTCCAAACTTATTTGGTAGCGGGTACCCAAAATACCGGTATGGATGATTTTCTAAACATTCTCGAACAAGCACTACAAGCCGGCATTACCTGTTTCCAATTCCGTGAAAAAGGTGCTGGTAGTCTGCAAGATTCCGATGCGATTTTAAAGTATGCGACAGCGGCTCAAGCCCTTTGCCGCCATTATCAAGTCCCATTTATTATCGATAACAATCTCGATTTAGCACTTCAAATCAATGCAGATGGTATTCATGTCGGCCAAAGCGATCACCCGTGGCATAAAATTGAAACGGCCAAAGCACACGGCTTAATAACTGGTCTATCTTGCCACACTGAACAAGAACTTCACCAAAGTCATAATCAACCGATACTTGATTACATTGGCATTGGTCCAATTTTTCCAACCAATTCCAAAGAAGATGCTAAACCAGCACTTGGCACTAATCGCTTGCGTTTCTTAACGCAACAAAGTGAACTACCGGTTGTTGCGATTGGTGGTATCAACCAAGAAAACGTTGCTCAAGTCGCAAAGACTACCGTGGATGGAGTTGCCGTTATCTCAGCAATCACCCACGCCACAGATATCGCTCAAGCCGTCCAAGCATTACAAAAGCCATGGCACCGCAGTACTGATGAAAACCAATCGTAA
- a CDS encoding sugar O-acetyltransferase, producing MSEKKRMINGQIYRANDSELRADMKHARVLTRLFNQTTEEQQDYRRELTKSLFAKSGSDLYIEPPFRTDYGCQTRIGEHVYMNYDCIIIDVAPVTIGNHVFFGPRVGLYTAGHPTTAQERRDDLEYGKPITIGDDVWIGGNTVVNPGVTIGNNVVIGSGSVVTKDIPDNVIAVGNPCRVLRPIDEAEEAYWAQQKASYFEALANE from the coding sequence ATGTCAGAAAAAAAACGCATGATTAATGGTCAAATTTATCGGGCGAACGATTCAGAATTGCGAGCCGATATGAAACACGCGCGTGTACTTACTCGGTTGTTTAATCAAACCACTGAAGAACAACAAGATTACCGACGCGAATTAACCAAGTCTTTATTTGCGAAAAGTGGCTCAGATTTATATATTGAGCCACCATTTAGAACTGATTATGGTTGCCAAACACGCATTGGTGAGCATGTGTATATGAATTACGATTGCATCATTATTGATGTAGCACCAGTGACGATTGGGAACCACGTTTTCTTTGGACCTCGTGTAGGACTCTACACAGCTGGTCACCCAACGACGGCACAAGAACGCCGGGATGATCTGGAATATGGTAAGCCAATCACCATCGGGGATGATGTGTGGATTGGTGGCAATACGGTTGTTAATCCAGGCGTGACAATTGGGAACAATGTGGTGATTGGTTCTGGATCAGTTGTGACTAAAGACATTCCTGATAACGTGATTGCAGTTGGTAATCCATGTCGGGTACTCCGGCCGATTGATGAGGCAGAAGAGGCCTACTGGGCGCAGCAAAAAGCAAGTTATTTTGAAGCCCTTGCTAATGAATAA
- a CDS encoding M13 family metallopeptidase, with translation MTNVRMQDDFYTAVNQEWLKTAEIPADKPATGGFVALVDEIDQQLMADFAKMSTAKNALLQHFLDYYELAADFQTRDALGMKPILPMVARVQSLDSLATYNRGLADWVLSGLPTPFGLSVDADMKDTAHHALYAEASDLILPDKTYYEADNPNADHLLAVFTDMMVQLLQKIGIAPVDATKTVKLALAFDRSLAPYVKSAEEAADYTKLYNPQPLSDFMQQQTTLDFPRLFSKVLPVQPEKIIVTEPKYFAQLSQLVTDANFETFKAWLLVMTVRSWSGYLNEEARQISSLYSRALSGSKEARPQQKSAYYLALGMFNQVVGDYYGRQYFGEAAKADVQKMVQKMIGVYQKRLEKNDWLTEKTRQQAIVKLNHLGIHVGYPDQIAPIFAKLVTVPKAEDGTLFENTADFIRTIETENFAKLTQPVDRNKWEMGAATVNAYYSPSKNIIVFPAAILQAPFYSLEQSSSANYGGIGAVIAHEISHAFDNNGAQFDEYGNMHNWWQESDLAHFKTLSEEMIAEFDGLEYAGATVNGKLTVSENIADAGGLSCALEAAKEEPDVDLAAFFVNWATIWRMKATKQYQQLLLNIDVHAPNALRANVQVQNLAAFYETFNVTKADQMYLAPAKRVAIW, from the coding sequence ATGACAAACGTGCGAATGCAAGATGATTTTTATACGGCAGTGAATCAAGAATGGTTAAAAACGGCTGAAATTCCAGCGGATAAACCAGCAACAGGCGGCTTTGTCGCCTTGGTTGATGAGATTGATCAGCAATTAATGGCTGATTTTGCTAAGATGTCGACCGCAAAGAACGCATTGTTACAACATTTTCTAGATTATTACGAACTAGCTGCGGACTTTCAAACGCGGGATGCACTCGGTATGAAACCGATCCTACCAATGGTAGCCCGGGTGCAATCTCTCGATAGTTTAGCAACTTACAATCGTGGGTTAGCTGATTGGGTACTTTCCGGGTTACCAACACCATTTGGCTTATCTGTCGATGCTGACATGAAAGACACAGCCCATCACGCGTTGTATGCGGAAGCTAGCGACTTAATTTTGCCAGATAAGACCTATTATGAAGCTGACAATCCCAATGCTGACCATTTATTGGCCGTCTTTACGGATATGATGGTTCAGCTCTTGCAGAAAATTGGGATTGCGCCCGTTGATGCAACGAAGACGGTTAAATTAGCGTTGGCATTTGATCGGTCACTGGCACCTTATGTGAAGAGTGCCGAAGAAGCAGCGGATTACACGAAACTCTATAATCCACAGCCTTTGAGTGATTTTATGCAACAACAAACGACGCTTGATTTTCCACGTTTATTTAGCAAGGTGCTACCTGTTCAACCGGAAAAAATTATCGTGACGGAACCGAAGTATTTTGCGCAACTGAGTCAGCTTGTGACAGACGCCAATTTCGAAACGTTCAAAGCGTGGCTGTTAGTCATGACAGTTCGTAGTTGGAGCGGTTATCTGAATGAAGAGGCACGCCAAATTAGTTCGCTCTATAGTCGTGCGTTATCTGGTAGCAAGGAAGCTCGTCCACAACAAAAGAGTGCTTACTACCTTGCCTTAGGGATGTTCAATCAAGTTGTTGGCGATTATTACGGTCGGCAATACTTCGGTGAAGCAGCCAAGGCCGACGTCCAAAAGATGGTCCAAAAAATGATTGGTGTTTATCAAAAACGCCTTGAAAAAAATGACTGGCTAACCGAAAAAACACGCCAACAAGCGATTGTAAAACTCAACCACCTTGGGATTCATGTCGGTTACCCGGATCAGATTGCCCCTATTTTTGCGAAGTTGGTCACAGTACCTAAAGCAGAAGATGGGACATTATTTGAAAATACAGCTGACTTTATTCGAACGATTGAAACGGAAAATTTTGCGAAACTTACTCAACCGGTGGATCGTAATAAGTGGGAAATGGGCGCTGCCACAGTTAATGCCTATTATTCACCTTCGAAGAATATCATTGTCTTTCCCGCGGCTATTTTGCAAGCACCTTTTTACAGTTTAGAACAAAGTAGCAGTGCTAACTACGGTGGGATTGGTGCAGTGATTGCACATGAAATCTCACATGCTTTTGATAATAACGGTGCGCAATTCGACGAGTATGGCAACATGCATAATTGGTGGCAAGAATCAGATTTAGCTCACTTCAAGACACTTTCGGAAGAAATGATTGCAGAATTTGATGGCCTAGAATATGCAGGCGCAACAGTTAACGGGAAATTAACTGTCTCGGAAAACATTGCCGATGCGGGTGGCTTGAGTTGTGCCCTTGAAGCAGCCAAAGAAGAACCTGATGTTGATTTGGCAGCCTTCTTTGTCAATTGGGCAACGATTTGGCGGATGAAAGCTACAAAGCAATATCAACAATTATTGTTAAATATTGATGTTCATGCACCAAACGCGTTGCGGGCCAATGTTCAGGTCCAAAACTTGGCAGCCTTTTACGAGACATTTAATGTAACGAAAGCTGATCAGATGTACTTAGCACCCGCTAAACGGGTTGCAATTTGGTAA
- a CDS encoding FAD:protein FMN transferase, with translation MQKRWVKFGLALLGVTLVLAGCQSKPADKETLVKKSYEKSDYYLGTICTLRIYNKDKEAVLDKAFARIKKSENQATLTKSGSELDKINDNAGVKPVQVSKDMWPLMEKALHYSQESDGAFDMAIGAITDLWQIGLPGARVPAQAEIDQALPLVDYHDVVLNKAKRTVYLKKKGMRLDFGGIAKGYIADQVKQVFKENGVTSAVIDLGGNVIVMGHSPLGKNKPWTVGIQDPKKARGESVGTIKGRDISVVTAGIYEHYLKKDGHTYIYLFDRHTGYPYENNLASVTIISPKSVDGDALSNAVFNKGIVEGMQLINNKPKNIQAIMITKDNKIYLSNGLKKTFKLNQDSNYQVEKQLPTK, from the coding sequence ATGCAAAAACGATGGGTAAAATTCGGATTGGCACTCTTAGGGGTGACACTGGTATTGGCAGGCTGTCAAAGTAAGCCAGCGGACAAAGAAACGTTGGTCAAAAAGTCCTATGAAAAAAGTGATTACTATCTCGGAACGATTTGTACATTGCGAATCTATAATAAAGACAAGGAAGCCGTGCTAGATAAGGCTTTTGCGCGGATTAAAAAGTCCGAAAATCAAGCAACGTTAACCAAATCAGGTTCCGAATTGGATAAGATTAATGATAACGCCGGTGTTAAACCTGTACAGGTTAGCAAAGATATGTGGCCACTAATGGAAAAAGCGTTACATTATAGTCAAGAATCGGATGGCGCGTTTGATATGGCCATTGGTGCGATCACAGATTTATGGCAAATTGGGTTACCAGGCGCGCGGGTGCCAGCACAAGCAGAAATTGACCAAGCGTTACCATTAGTCGATTATCATGACGTTGTTTTGAATAAGGCCAAACGTACAGTTTACCTTAAGAAAAAAGGCATGCGACTTGATTTTGGCGGGATTGCTAAGGGGTACATTGCCGATCAAGTTAAACAAGTTTTTAAGGAAAATGGTGTGACATCAGCCGTTATTGATTTAGGTGGGAATGTGATTGTTATGGGGCATTCACCATTAGGGAAGAACAAACCATGGACGGTCGGCATTCAAGATCCGAAAAAGGCGCGTGGAGAATCAGTCGGTACGATTAAAGGCCGTGATATTTCGGTTGTTACGGCAGGGATTTATGAACATTATCTAAAAAAAGACGGGCATACTTACATTTATCTCTTTGATCGCCATACTGGCTACCCATATGAAAATAACCTAGCGAGTGTCACAATTATCTCGCCTAAATCAGTAGATGGAGATGCCCTTTCAAATGCTGTCTTTAATAAGGGGATTGTCGAAGGCATGCAGCTCATCAACAACAAACCGAAGAATATCCAAGCCATCATGATCACAAAAGATAATAAAATCTATCTATCAAACGGTTTGAAGAAGACGTTTAAACTTAACCAAGATTCAAATTATCAAGTTGAAAAACAATTACCAACGAAATAG
- a CDS encoding ABC transporter permease, protein MFKFKVIFKQVFLKNIKSPAYLIMILMPIVMLGITFGVSRLMDHSKEPVRIAVLAPQPAEQSELQQLKGKTYQIDQQITTREQATKALQKERIDGYLLLSEEKGQTISRYYERKDSPSFDASVLENQLNQIHLVALAQQAGVAPEQIQKLMTPTVIAPVTVNYQNGHEKISQENTKEVGQIISIGITVLMFIFIVNYAGMIAQEIATEKGSRIMEIILSSVSIEIQFFAKIAAILALLLTQITVYILVGIVGFQFLKQQLPLAELLPIIRRALVAPAMWYAGVFLIIGVLLYTVLAAMLGAVVSRMDQVQQAISPLILLGTLSYLGGFVLASQTDIPLLRAVSYVPLFSQIMLPVRLANGDVGAFGASMGLFIAMATLIGLTYLALIIYRMNILVYSDKGVFKALIATYQQLKESRQ, encoded by the coding sequence ATGTTTAAGTTTAAGGTGATTTTTAAACAAGTATTTCTAAAGAATATTAAAAGCCCAGCGTATCTAATCATGATTTTGATGCCAATTGTGATGCTCGGGATTACGTTTGGTGTGAGTCGCTTGATGGATCATAGCAAAGAACCCGTTAGAATTGCTGTTTTGGCGCCGCAACCAGCAGAACAGAGTGAATTACAGCAGTTAAAAGGTAAAACATATCAAATCGATCAGCAGATTACGACTCGGGAACAAGCCACCAAAGCGCTCCAGAAAGAGCGAATTGATGGCTATTTGTTGTTGAGTGAGGAAAAAGGACAGACAATCAGTCGCTACTATGAACGAAAAGATAGTCCATCATTTGATGCGAGTGTCTTAGAGAATCAGTTAAATCAGATTCATTTAGTAGCTTTGGCGCAACAAGCAGGCGTTGCACCTGAACAGATCCAGAAATTGATGACGCCAACTGTCATTGCACCAGTGACGGTTAATTACCAGAATGGTCATGAAAAGATTTCCCAGGAAAACACTAAAGAAGTGGGCCAAATTATTTCAATTGGAATTACGGTCTTAATGTTCATCTTTATCGTGAATTATGCTGGAATGATTGCCCAAGAAATTGCGACTGAAAAAGGGTCGCGAATCATGGAAATCATTCTATCAAGTGTTTCGATTGAAATTCAATTTTTCGCGAAGATTGCCGCGATATTAGCCCTATTACTCACCCAAATTACTGTCTATATTTTAGTTGGGATTGTCGGGTTTCAGTTTTTGAAACAGCAACTACCGTTAGCAGAGTTATTGCCGATTATTCGTCGTGCTTTGGTTGCGCCAGCAATGTGGTATGCAGGAGTCTTTTTAATTATTGGGGTATTACTCTACACCGTATTAGCTGCAATGTTAGGCGCTGTTGTGTCTCGAATGGATCAGGTACAACAAGCCATTTCGCCATTGATTTTACTGGGCACATTAAGTTATTTGGGTGGCTTTGTACTGGCATCACAGACCGATATTCCATTATTGCGGGCGGTGAGCTATGTGCCATTGTTTTCACAGATTATGTTACCTGTGCGGCTGGCAAACGGTGATGTTGGCGCGTTCGGGGCTAGCATGGGACTCTTCATAGCCATGGCGACACTAATTGGACTGACTTATTTAGCATTAATTATCTATCGCATGAATATTCTAGTTTATTCGGATAAAGGTGTTTTTAAAGCATTAATTGCCACCTATCAGCAACTCAAAGAATCGCGCCAGTAG
- a CDS encoding ABC transporter ATP-binding protein, producing MLTLSHLSKSFGTMLAVDDVSFTVKSGEILGLIGQNGAGKTTTFRMILNFMAPDTGTILWKGRAFTAADYDQLGYLPEERGLYPKMTVEQQILYFAQLRGRSIADIKPQIDEWLVRFGVKGKRTDKIKDLSKGNQQKVQLIATLIHQPELIILDEPFSGLDPVNAELLEEGILWLKEQGSAIIFSSHDMTNVARISDRIVMLRDGQVVLAGTIDEIRNQFGRTQLFLEAPLARETLANINGVSRVTQHGQRFELTLADETVGKTIFDLATQNGYILEFSQQAPTLDEIFRMKVEEGHV from the coding sequence GTGCTGACTTTATCACATTTATCCAAAAGTTTCGGAACGATGCTAGCGGTCGACGATGTTTCATTTACGGTTAAGTCGGGCGAAATATTAGGCTTAATTGGTCAAAATGGAGCTGGAAAGACAACGACCTTTCGGATGATCTTGAATTTCATGGCACCAGATACGGGAACTATTCTCTGGAAAGGTCGCGCGTTTACCGCTGCGGATTATGACCAACTTGGCTATTTGCCAGAAGAACGAGGATTGTATCCAAAGATGACCGTGGAACAACAAATTTTGTACTTTGCACAGCTTCGTGGGCGCAGCATCGCAGACATCAAACCACAGATTGATGAGTGGTTGGTGCGCTTTGGGGTGAAAGGTAAGCGGACTGATAAAATCAAGGATCTTTCAAAGGGAAATCAACAAAAAGTGCAGTTGATTGCGACTTTGATCCATCAACCGGAACTCATTATTCTTGATGAACCCTTTAGTGGACTCGATCCAGTGAATGCAGAACTTTTAGAAGAAGGTATTTTATGGCTTAAAGAACAAGGTTCAGCAATCATTTTTTCGAGTCATGATATGACGAATGTTGCGCGGATTAGTGACCGAATTGTGATGTTGCGCGATGGGCAAGTGGTGCTCGCCGGTACAATCGATGAAATTCGGAATCAGTTTGGCCGAACGCAATTATTCTTAGAAGCACCGTTAGCACGCGAAACTTTAGCAAATATCAACGGTGTTTCACGTGTAACACAGCACGGGCAGCGGTTTGAATTAACTTTGGCAGACGAAACGGTTGGTAAAACGATTTTCGACTTAGCGACACAAAATGGCTATATCCTAGAGTTTAGTCAACAAGCACCAACGCTCGATGAAATCTTTAGAATGAAAGTGGAGGAAGGCCATGTTTAA